One region of Parambassis ranga chromosome 21, fParRan2.1, whole genome shotgun sequence genomic DNA includes:
- the ddx3xa gene encoding DEAD-box helicase 3 X-linked a isoform X13 produces MSHVAVDNPHGLDQQLAALDLNSVDGQGGGTGRRYIPPHLRNKDAPKNDSPGWDGGRSNGFVNGYHDTRTNGGFGGRGAPRNDRGFGSFENKEAGWGGTPRDAGYNSFGGRTDRTKTAFFNDRGAGSRGRYERGGFAGGGNSRWVEESRDEDWSKPTAPNERLERELFAGSNTGINFEKYDDIPVEATGSNSPPHIESFHDVEMGEIIMGNIALSRYTRPTPVQKHAIPIIKSKRDLMACAQTGSGKTAAFLLPVLSQIYTEGPGDALQAVKNSGQENGRYGRRKQYPISLVLAPTRELALQIYDEARKFAYRSRVRPCVVYGGADIGQQIRELERGCHLLVATPGRLVDMMERGKIGLDYCNYLVLDEADRMLDMGFEPQIRRIVEQDTMPPKGIRQTMMFSATFPKEIQILARDFLEDYIFLAVGRVGSTSENITQKVVWVEENDKRSFLLDLLNATVIPSEVQENVTEAPEKPGKDSLTLVFVETKKGADALEDFLYREGYACTSIHGDRSQRDREEALHQFRSGRCPILVATAVAARGLDICNVKHVINFDLPSDIEEYVHRIGRTGRVGNLGLATSFFNDKNSNITKDLLDILVEAKQEVPSWLESLAYEHQHKSSSRGRSKRFSGGFGARDYRQTPGAGNFSSNRPGRNPGGHGGNRGFGGGGFGGNFYSNDGYGGNYSHSGSVDWWGN; encoded by the exons ATGAGTCATGTGGCCGTTGATAATCCACACGGTCTAGATCAGCAG cTTGCTGCCCTAGACTTGAACTCTGTTGACGGACAAGGCGGAGGAACTGGCA GACGTTACATTCCACCTCACCTGAGGAACAAAGATGCTCCCAAAAATG ACTCACCTGGATGGGATGGTGGACGCAGCAATGGCTTTGTGAATGGTTACCATGACACCCGCACAAATGGGGGCTTTGGAGGGCGAGGAGCCCCTCGCAATGATAGAG GCTTTGGCAGTTTTGAaaacaaagaggctggctgggGAGGAACCCCCAGAGATGCTGGTTACAACAGCTTTGGAGGACGTACTGATAGAACCAAGACGGCCTTCTTCAATGACAGGGGAGCTGGGTCACGGGGAAG ATATGAGCGTGGCGGCTTTGCTGGTGGAGGAAACAGCCGCTGGGTGGAAGAGTCCAGAGATGAAGACTGGTCTAAGCCCACAGCTCCCAATGAGCGCCTGGAACG TGAGCTTTTCGCTGGAAGCAACACTGGGATCAATTTTGAGAAATACGACGATATTCCTGTAGAGGCTACTGGATCCAACTCTCCACCCCACATTGAAAGT TTTCATGATGTGGAAATGGGGGAGATTATCATGGGTAACATCGCCCTGAGTCGCTACACTCGTCCCACTCCAGTCCAGAAGCATGCTATCCCCATCATCAAGTCCAAGAGAGACCTGATGGCCTGTGCCCAGACTG GCTCTGGTAAGACGGCTGCCTTCTTGCTGCCTGTGTTGAGTCAGATCTACACAGAGGGGCCAGGAGATGCTCTGCAGGCCGTCAAAAACAGCGGACAG GAGAATGGAAGGTATGGGCGTCGTAAGCAGTACCCAATCTCTCTTGTGCTGGCTCCCACCAGAGAGCTGGCCTTGCAGATCTATGATGAGGCCAGGAAG TTTGCCTATCGCTCACGAGTGCGTCCCTGCGTGGTGTATGGCGGTGCTGATATTGGCCAGCAGATCAGGGAATTGGAGAGGGGCTGTCACCTGCTGGTGGCCACACCTGGACGTCTAGTTGATATGATGGAGAGGGGCAAGATCGGTCTGGACTATTGCAA CTACTTGGTCCTGGATGAAGCTGACCGCATGTTGGACATGGGTTTTGAGCCACAGATAAGACGCATTGTGGAACAAGATACAATGCCACCCAAAGGCATCCGCCAGACCATGATGTTCAGTGCAACCTTCCCCAAAGAGATCCAG ATCCTGGCCCGTGACTTCCTGGAGGACTACATTTTCCTGGCAGTTGGGCGTGTTGGTTCCACTTCAGAAAACATCACCCAGAAAGTTGTTTGGGTGGAGGAGAATGACAAAAGGTCATTCCTTCTTGATCTGCTCAATGCCACAG TTATTCCCAGTGAGGTTCAGGAAAATGTGACAGAGGCCCCAGAGAAACCGG GTAAAGACTCCTTGACTCTGGTGTTTGTGGAAACAAAGAAGGGAGCAGATGCTCTGGAAGACTTCCTTTACCGCGAAGGGTACGCCTGCACCAGCATTCACGGAGAccgctcacagagagacagagaggaagctcTGCATCAGTTCCGGTCTGGGCGCTGTCCCATATTGGTAGCTACTGCT GTGGCTGCTAGAGGTCTGGACATCTGCAATGTGAAGCATGTTATTAACTTTGACCTGCCCAGTGATATTGAAGAATACGTTCACCGTATTGGCCGTACGGGACGTGTGGGCAACCTTG gTCTGGCCACGTCGTTCTTTAAcgacaaaaacagcaacataacCAAAGATTTGCTGGACATTCTGGTCGAAGCCAAGCAGGAGGTTCCCTCCTGGCTTGAAAGCCTAGCCTATGAGCACCAGCACAAGAGCAGCAGCCGTGGACGCTCTAAGAG GTTCTCTGGTGGTTTCGGGGCCAGAGACTACCGTCAGACGCCTGGTGCTGGCAACTTCAGTAGCAACCGTCCAGGGCGCAATCCTGGAGGCCATGGAGGAAACCGTGGTTTTGGTGGAG GTGGCTTTGGTGGCAACTTCTACAGCAATGATGGCTACGGAGGAAACTACAGCCACTCCGGTAGTGTGGACTGGTGGGGAAACTAG
- the ddx3xa gene encoding DEAD-box helicase 3 X-linked a isoform X11 produces the protein MSHVAVDNPHGLDQQLAALDLNSVDGQGGGTGRRYIPPHLRNKDAPKNAGNAYSAGRQCGYSVAPVNFYSPGWDGGRSNGFVNGYHDTRTNGGFGGRGAPRNDRGFGSFENKEAGWGGTPRDAGYNSFGGRTDRTKTAFFNDRGAGSRGRYERGGFAGGGNSRWVEESRDEDWSKPTAPNERLERELFAGSNTGINFEKYDDIPVEATGSNSPPHIESFHDVEMGEIIMGNIALSRYTRPTPVQKHAIPIIKSKRDLMACAQTGSGKTAAFLLPVLSQIYTEGPGDALQAVKNSGQENGRYGRRKQYPISLVLAPTRELALQIYDEARKFAYRSRVRPCVVYGGADIGQQIRELERGCHLLVATPGRLVDMMERGKIGLDYCNYLVLDEADRMLDMGFEPQIRRIVEQDTMPPKGIRQTMMFSATFPKEIQILARDFLEDYIFLAVGRVGSTSENITQKVVWVEENDKRSFLLDLLNATVIPSEVQENVTEAPEKPGKDSLTLVFVETKKGADALEDFLYREGYACTSIHGDRSQRDREEALHQFRSGRCPILVATAVAARGLDICNVKHVINFDLPSDIEEYVHRIGRTGRVGNLGLATSFFNDKNSNITKDLLDILVEAKQEVPSWLESLAYEHQHKSSSRGRSKRFSGGFGARDYRQTPGAGNFSSNRPGRNPGGHGGNRGFGGGGFGGNFYSNDGYGGNYSHSGSVDWWGN, from the exons ATGAGTCATGTGGCCGTTGATAATCCACACGGTCTAGATCAGCAG cTTGCTGCCCTAGACTTGAACTCTGTTGACGGACAAGGCGGAGGAACTGGCA GACGTTACATTCCACCTCACCTGAGGAACAAAGATGCTCCCAAAAATG CAGGAAATGCTTATTCCGCTGGTAGACAGTGCGGTTATTCAGTGGCACCAGTAAATTTCT ACTCACCTGGATGGGATGGTGGACGCAGCAATGGCTTTGTGAATGGTTACCATGACACCCGCACAAATGGGGGCTTTGGAGGGCGAGGAGCCCCTCGCAATGATAGAG GCTTTGGCAGTTTTGAaaacaaagaggctggctgggGAGGAACCCCCAGAGATGCTGGTTACAACAGCTTTGGAGGACGTACTGATAGAACCAAGACGGCCTTCTTCAATGACAGGGGAGCTGGGTCACGGGGAAG ATATGAGCGTGGCGGCTTTGCTGGTGGAGGAAACAGCCGCTGGGTGGAAGAGTCCAGAGATGAAGACTGGTCTAAGCCCACAGCTCCCAATGAGCGCCTGGAACG TGAGCTTTTCGCTGGAAGCAACACTGGGATCAATTTTGAGAAATACGACGATATTCCTGTAGAGGCTACTGGATCCAACTCTCCACCCCACATTGAAAGT TTTCATGATGTGGAAATGGGGGAGATTATCATGGGTAACATCGCCCTGAGTCGCTACACTCGTCCCACTCCAGTCCAGAAGCATGCTATCCCCATCATCAAGTCCAAGAGAGACCTGATGGCCTGTGCCCAGACTG GCTCTGGTAAGACGGCTGCCTTCTTGCTGCCTGTGTTGAGTCAGATCTACACAGAGGGGCCAGGAGATGCTCTGCAGGCCGTCAAAAACAGCGGACAG GAGAATGGAAGGTATGGGCGTCGTAAGCAGTACCCAATCTCTCTTGTGCTGGCTCCCACCAGAGAGCTGGCCTTGCAGATCTATGATGAGGCCAGGAAG TTTGCCTATCGCTCACGAGTGCGTCCCTGCGTGGTGTATGGCGGTGCTGATATTGGCCAGCAGATCAGGGAATTGGAGAGGGGCTGTCACCTGCTGGTGGCCACACCTGGACGTCTAGTTGATATGATGGAGAGGGGCAAGATCGGTCTGGACTATTGCAA CTACTTGGTCCTGGATGAAGCTGACCGCATGTTGGACATGGGTTTTGAGCCACAGATAAGACGCATTGTGGAACAAGATACAATGCCACCCAAAGGCATCCGCCAGACCATGATGTTCAGTGCAACCTTCCCCAAAGAGATCCAG ATCCTGGCCCGTGACTTCCTGGAGGACTACATTTTCCTGGCAGTTGGGCGTGTTGGTTCCACTTCAGAAAACATCACCCAGAAAGTTGTTTGGGTGGAGGAGAATGACAAAAGGTCATTCCTTCTTGATCTGCTCAATGCCACAG TTATTCCCAGTGAGGTTCAGGAAAATGTGACAGAGGCCCCAGAGAAACCGG GTAAAGACTCCTTGACTCTGGTGTTTGTGGAAACAAAGAAGGGAGCAGATGCTCTGGAAGACTTCCTTTACCGCGAAGGGTACGCCTGCACCAGCATTCACGGAGAccgctcacagagagacagagaggaagctcTGCATCAGTTCCGGTCTGGGCGCTGTCCCATATTGGTAGCTACTGCT GTGGCTGCTAGAGGTCTGGACATCTGCAATGTGAAGCATGTTATTAACTTTGACCTGCCCAGTGATATTGAAGAATACGTTCACCGTATTGGCCGTACGGGACGTGTGGGCAACCTTG gTCTGGCCACGTCGTTCTTTAAcgacaaaaacagcaacataacCAAAGATTTGCTGGACATTCTGGTCGAAGCCAAGCAGGAGGTTCCCTCCTGGCTTGAAAGCCTAGCCTATGAGCACCAGCACAAGAGCAGCAGCCGTGGACGCTCTAAGAG GTTCTCTGGTGGTTTCGGGGCCAGAGACTACCGTCAGACGCCTGGTGCTGGCAACTTCAGTAGCAACCGTCCAGGGCGCAATCCTGGAGGCCATGGAGGAAACCGTGGTTTTGGTGGAG GTGGCTTTGGTGGCAACTTCTACAGCAATGATGGCTACGGAGGAAACTACAGCCACTCCGGTAGTGTGGACTGGTGGGGAAACTAG
- the ddx3xa gene encoding DEAD-box helicase 3 X-linked a isoform X14 → MSHVAVDNPHGLDQQLAALDLNSVDGQGGGTGRRYIPPHLRNKDAPKNGFGSFENKEAGWGGTPRDAGYNSFGGRTDRTKTAFFNDRGAGSRGRYERGGFAGGGNSRWVEESRDEDWSKPTAPNERLERELFAGSNTGINFEKYDDIPVEATGSNSPPHIESFHDVEMGEIIMGNIALSRYTRPTPVQKHAIPIIKSKRDLMACAQTGSGKTAAFLLPVLSQIYTEGPGDALQAVKNSGQENGRYGRRKQYPISLVLAPTRELALQIYDEARKFAYRSRVRPCVVYGGADIGQQIRELERGCHLLVATPGRLVDMMERGKIGLDYCNYLVLDEADRMLDMGFEPQIRRIVEQDTMPPKGIRQTMMFSATFPKEIQILARDFLEDYIFLAVGRVGSTSENITQKVVWVEENDKRSFLLDLLNATVIPSEVQENVTEAPEKPGKDSLTLVFVETKKGADALEDFLYREGYACTSIHGDRSQRDREEALHQFRSGRCPILVATAVAARGLDICNVKHVINFDLPSDIEEYVHRIGRTGRVGNLGLATSFFNDKNSNITKDLLDILVEAKQEVPSWLESLAYEHQHKSSSRGRSKRFSGGFGARDYRQTPGAGNFSSNRPGRNPGGHGGNRGFGGGGFGGNFYSNDGYGGNYSHSGSVDWWGN, encoded by the exons ATGAGTCATGTGGCCGTTGATAATCCACACGGTCTAGATCAGCAG cTTGCTGCCCTAGACTTGAACTCTGTTGACGGACAAGGCGGAGGAACTGGCA GACGTTACATTCCACCTCACCTGAGGAACAAAGATGCTCCCAAAAATG GCTTTGGCAGTTTTGAaaacaaagaggctggctgggGAGGAACCCCCAGAGATGCTGGTTACAACAGCTTTGGAGGACGTACTGATAGAACCAAGACGGCCTTCTTCAATGACAGGGGAGCTGGGTCACGGGGAAG ATATGAGCGTGGCGGCTTTGCTGGTGGAGGAAACAGCCGCTGGGTGGAAGAGTCCAGAGATGAAGACTGGTCTAAGCCCACAGCTCCCAATGAGCGCCTGGAACG TGAGCTTTTCGCTGGAAGCAACACTGGGATCAATTTTGAGAAATACGACGATATTCCTGTAGAGGCTACTGGATCCAACTCTCCACCCCACATTGAAAGT TTTCATGATGTGGAAATGGGGGAGATTATCATGGGTAACATCGCCCTGAGTCGCTACACTCGTCCCACTCCAGTCCAGAAGCATGCTATCCCCATCATCAAGTCCAAGAGAGACCTGATGGCCTGTGCCCAGACTG GCTCTGGTAAGACGGCTGCCTTCTTGCTGCCTGTGTTGAGTCAGATCTACACAGAGGGGCCAGGAGATGCTCTGCAGGCCGTCAAAAACAGCGGACAG GAGAATGGAAGGTATGGGCGTCGTAAGCAGTACCCAATCTCTCTTGTGCTGGCTCCCACCAGAGAGCTGGCCTTGCAGATCTATGATGAGGCCAGGAAG TTTGCCTATCGCTCACGAGTGCGTCCCTGCGTGGTGTATGGCGGTGCTGATATTGGCCAGCAGATCAGGGAATTGGAGAGGGGCTGTCACCTGCTGGTGGCCACACCTGGACGTCTAGTTGATATGATGGAGAGGGGCAAGATCGGTCTGGACTATTGCAA CTACTTGGTCCTGGATGAAGCTGACCGCATGTTGGACATGGGTTTTGAGCCACAGATAAGACGCATTGTGGAACAAGATACAATGCCACCCAAAGGCATCCGCCAGACCATGATGTTCAGTGCAACCTTCCCCAAAGAGATCCAG ATCCTGGCCCGTGACTTCCTGGAGGACTACATTTTCCTGGCAGTTGGGCGTGTTGGTTCCACTTCAGAAAACATCACCCAGAAAGTTGTTTGGGTGGAGGAGAATGACAAAAGGTCATTCCTTCTTGATCTGCTCAATGCCACAG TTATTCCCAGTGAGGTTCAGGAAAATGTGACAGAGGCCCCAGAGAAACCGG GTAAAGACTCCTTGACTCTGGTGTTTGTGGAAACAAAGAAGGGAGCAGATGCTCTGGAAGACTTCCTTTACCGCGAAGGGTACGCCTGCACCAGCATTCACGGAGAccgctcacagagagacagagaggaagctcTGCATCAGTTCCGGTCTGGGCGCTGTCCCATATTGGTAGCTACTGCT GTGGCTGCTAGAGGTCTGGACATCTGCAATGTGAAGCATGTTATTAACTTTGACCTGCCCAGTGATATTGAAGAATACGTTCACCGTATTGGCCGTACGGGACGTGTGGGCAACCTTG gTCTGGCCACGTCGTTCTTTAAcgacaaaaacagcaacataacCAAAGATTTGCTGGACATTCTGGTCGAAGCCAAGCAGGAGGTTCCCTCCTGGCTTGAAAGCCTAGCCTATGAGCACCAGCACAAGAGCAGCAGCCGTGGACGCTCTAAGAG GTTCTCTGGTGGTTTCGGGGCCAGAGACTACCGTCAGACGCCTGGTGCTGGCAACTTCAGTAGCAACCGTCCAGGGCGCAATCCTGGAGGCCATGGAGGAAACCGTGGTTTTGGTGGAG GTGGCTTTGGTGGCAACTTCTACAGCAATGATGGCTACGGAGGAAACTACAGCCACTCCGGTAGTGTGGACTGGTGGGGAAACTAG
- the ddx3xa gene encoding DEAD-box helicase 3 X-linked a isoform X2, producing MSHVAVDNPHGLDQQLAALDLNSVDGQGGGTGRRYIPPHLRNKDAPKNAGNAYSAGRQCGYSVAPVNFFSSKECPQPWQAECQQRHRNNFTSGWDDCYPRLASQELAFYHTYSGGWRDRCASSSACTDNGVATGGNDDTASVQSWADRCDSPGWDGGRSNGFVNGYHDTRTNGGFGGRGAPRNDRGGRGAYRGNRGGGSFNQPLQNAGFGSFENKEAGWGGTPRDAGYNSFGGRTDRTKTAFFNDRGAGSRGRYERGGFAGGGNSRWVEESRDEDWSKPTAPNERLERELFAGSNTGINFEKYDDIPVEATGSNSPPHIESFHDVEMGEIIMGNIALSRYTRPTPVQKHAIPIIKSKRDLMACAQTGSGKTAAFLLPVLSQIYTEGPGDALQAVKNSGQENGRYGRRKQYPISLVLAPTRELALQIYDEARKFAYRSRVRPCVVYGGADIGQQIRELERGCHLLVATPGRLVDMMERGKIGLDYCNYLVLDEADRMLDMGFEPQIRRIVEQDTMPPKGIRQTMMFSATFPKEIQILARDFLEDYIFLAVGRVGSTSENITQKVVWVEENDKRSFLLDLLNATVIPSEVQENVTEAPEKPGKDSLTLVFVETKKGADALEDFLYREGYACTSIHGDRSQRDREEALHQFRSGRCPILVATAVAARGLDICNVKHVINFDLPSDIEEYVHRIGRTGRVGNLGLATSFFNDKNSNITKDLLDILVEAKQEVPSWLESLAYEHQHKSSSRGRSKRFSGGFGARDYRQTPGAGNFSSNRPGRNPGGHGGNRGFGGGGFGGNFYSNDGYGGNYSHSGSVDWWGN from the exons ATGAGTCATGTGGCCGTTGATAATCCACACGGTCTAGATCAGCAG cTTGCTGCCCTAGACTTGAACTCTGTTGACGGACAAGGCGGAGGAACTGGCA GACGTTACATTCCACCTCACCTGAGGAACAAAGATGCTCCCAAAAATG CAGGAAATGCTTATTCCGCTGGTAGACAGTGCGGTTATTCAGTGGCACCAGTAAATTTCT TTTCTTCTAAGGAGTGTCCACAACCATGGCAGGCAGAGTGtcagcaaagacacagaaatAACTTTACTTCAGGATGGGATGACT GTTACCCAAGACTGGCCTCTCAAGAGCTTGCCTTTTACCATACCTACAGTGGGGGTTGGCGAGACAGATGTG cctcatcctctgcctgcaCTGATAATGGTGTGGCCACCGGCGGGAACGATGACACAGCCAGTGTCCAAAGCTGGGCAGATCGTTGTG ACTCACCTGGATGGGATGGTGGACGCAGCAATGGCTTTGTGAATGGTTACCATGACACCCGCACAAATGGGGGCTTTGGAGGGCGAGGAGCCCCTCGCAATGATAGAGGTGGGCGTGGCGCCTACCGTGGTAACAGGGGTGGAGGCTCGTTTAATCAACCATTACAAAATGCAG GCTTTGGCAGTTTTGAaaacaaagaggctggctgggGAGGAACCCCCAGAGATGCTGGTTACAACAGCTTTGGAGGACGTACTGATAGAACCAAGACGGCCTTCTTCAATGACAGGGGAGCTGGGTCACGGGGAAG ATATGAGCGTGGCGGCTTTGCTGGTGGAGGAAACAGCCGCTGGGTGGAAGAGTCCAGAGATGAAGACTGGTCTAAGCCCACAGCTCCCAATGAGCGCCTGGAACG TGAGCTTTTCGCTGGAAGCAACACTGGGATCAATTTTGAGAAATACGACGATATTCCTGTAGAGGCTACTGGATCCAACTCTCCACCCCACATTGAAAGT TTTCATGATGTGGAAATGGGGGAGATTATCATGGGTAACATCGCCCTGAGTCGCTACACTCGTCCCACTCCAGTCCAGAAGCATGCTATCCCCATCATCAAGTCCAAGAGAGACCTGATGGCCTGTGCCCAGACTG GCTCTGGTAAGACGGCTGCCTTCTTGCTGCCTGTGTTGAGTCAGATCTACACAGAGGGGCCAGGAGATGCTCTGCAGGCCGTCAAAAACAGCGGACAG GAGAATGGAAGGTATGGGCGTCGTAAGCAGTACCCAATCTCTCTTGTGCTGGCTCCCACCAGAGAGCTGGCCTTGCAGATCTATGATGAGGCCAGGAAG TTTGCCTATCGCTCACGAGTGCGTCCCTGCGTGGTGTATGGCGGTGCTGATATTGGCCAGCAGATCAGGGAATTGGAGAGGGGCTGTCACCTGCTGGTGGCCACACCTGGACGTCTAGTTGATATGATGGAGAGGGGCAAGATCGGTCTGGACTATTGCAA CTACTTGGTCCTGGATGAAGCTGACCGCATGTTGGACATGGGTTTTGAGCCACAGATAAGACGCATTGTGGAACAAGATACAATGCCACCCAAAGGCATCCGCCAGACCATGATGTTCAGTGCAACCTTCCCCAAAGAGATCCAG ATCCTGGCCCGTGACTTCCTGGAGGACTACATTTTCCTGGCAGTTGGGCGTGTTGGTTCCACTTCAGAAAACATCACCCAGAAAGTTGTTTGGGTGGAGGAGAATGACAAAAGGTCATTCCTTCTTGATCTGCTCAATGCCACAG TTATTCCCAGTGAGGTTCAGGAAAATGTGACAGAGGCCCCAGAGAAACCGG GTAAAGACTCCTTGACTCTGGTGTTTGTGGAAACAAAGAAGGGAGCAGATGCTCTGGAAGACTTCCTTTACCGCGAAGGGTACGCCTGCACCAGCATTCACGGAGAccgctcacagagagacagagaggaagctcTGCATCAGTTCCGGTCTGGGCGCTGTCCCATATTGGTAGCTACTGCT GTGGCTGCTAGAGGTCTGGACATCTGCAATGTGAAGCATGTTATTAACTTTGACCTGCCCAGTGATATTGAAGAATACGTTCACCGTATTGGCCGTACGGGACGTGTGGGCAACCTTG gTCTGGCCACGTCGTTCTTTAAcgacaaaaacagcaacataacCAAAGATTTGCTGGACATTCTGGTCGAAGCCAAGCAGGAGGTTCCCTCCTGGCTTGAAAGCCTAGCCTATGAGCACCAGCACAAGAGCAGCAGCCGTGGACGCTCTAAGAG GTTCTCTGGTGGTTTCGGGGCCAGAGACTACCGTCAGACGCCTGGTGCTGGCAACTTCAGTAGCAACCGTCCAGGGCGCAATCCTGGAGGCCATGGAGGAAACCGTGGTTTTGGTGGAG GTGGCTTTGGTGGCAACTTCTACAGCAATGATGGCTACGGAGGAAACTACAGCCACTCCGGTAGTGTGGACTGGTGGGGAAACTAG
- the ddx3xa gene encoding DEAD-box helicase 3 X-linked a isoform X7, with translation MSHVAVDNPHGLDQQLAALDLNSVDGQGGGTGRRYIPPHLRNKDAPKNAGNAYSAGRQCGYSVAPVNFFSSKECPQPWQAECQQRHRNNFTSGWDDCKIGYPRLASQELAFYHTYSGGWRDRCDSPGWDGGRSNGFVNGYHDTRTNGGFGGRGAPRNDRGFGSFENKEAGWGGTPRDAGYNSFGGRTDRTKTAFFNDRGAGSRGRYERGGFAGGGNSRWVEESRDEDWSKPTAPNERLERELFAGSNTGINFEKYDDIPVEATGSNSPPHIESFHDVEMGEIIMGNIALSRYTRPTPVQKHAIPIIKSKRDLMACAQTGSGKTAAFLLPVLSQIYTEGPGDALQAVKNSGQENGRYGRRKQYPISLVLAPTRELALQIYDEARKFAYRSRVRPCVVYGGADIGQQIRELERGCHLLVATPGRLVDMMERGKIGLDYCNYLVLDEADRMLDMGFEPQIRRIVEQDTMPPKGIRQTMMFSATFPKEIQILARDFLEDYIFLAVGRVGSTSENITQKVVWVEENDKRSFLLDLLNATVIPSEVQENVTEAPEKPGKDSLTLVFVETKKGADALEDFLYREGYACTSIHGDRSQRDREEALHQFRSGRCPILVATAVAARGLDICNVKHVINFDLPSDIEEYVHRIGRTGRVGNLGLATSFFNDKNSNITKDLLDILVEAKQEVPSWLESLAYEHQHKSSSRGRSKRFSGGFGARDYRQTPGAGNFSSNRPGRNPGGHGGNRGFGGGGFGGNFYSNDGYGGNYSHSGSVDWWGN, from the exons ATGAGTCATGTGGCCGTTGATAATCCACACGGTCTAGATCAGCAG cTTGCTGCCCTAGACTTGAACTCTGTTGACGGACAAGGCGGAGGAACTGGCA GACGTTACATTCCACCTCACCTGAGGAACAAAGATGCTCCCAAAAATG CAGGAAATGCTTATTCCGCTGGTAGACAGTGCGGTTATTCAGTGGCACCAGTAAATTTCT TTTCTTCTAAGGAGTGTCCACAACCATGGCAGGCAGAGTGtcagcaaagacacagaaatAACTTTACTTCAGGATGGGATGACTGTAAGATTG GTTACCCAAGACTGGCCTCTCAAGAGCTTGCCTTTTACCATACCTACAGTGGGGGTTGGCGAGACAGATGTG ACTCACCTGGATGGGATGGTGGACGCAGCAATGGCTTTGTGAATGGTTACCATGACACCCGCACAAATGGGGGCTTTGGAGGGCGAGGAGCCCCTCGCAATGATAGAG GCTTTGGCAGTTTTGAaaacaaagaggctggctgggGAGGAACCCCCAGAGATGCTGGTTACAACAGCTTTGGAGGACGTACTGATAGAACCAAGACGGCCTTCTTCAATGACAGGGGAGCTGGGTCACGGGGAAG ATATGAGCGTGGCGGCTTTGCTGGTGGAGGAAACAGCCGCTGGGTGGAAGAGTCCAGAGATGAAGACTGGTCTAAGCCCACAGCTCCCAATGAGCGCCTGGAACG TGAGCTTTTCGCTGGAAGCAACACTGGGATCAATTTTGAGAAATACGACGATATTCCTGTAGAGGCTACTGGATCCAACTCTCCACCCCACATTGAAAGT TTTCATGATGTGGAAATGGGGGAGATTATCATGGGTAACATCGCCCTGAGTCGCTACACTCGTCCCACTCCAGTCCAGAAGCATGCTATCCCCATCATCAAGTCCAAGAGAGACCTGATGGCCTGTGCCCAGACTG GCTCTGGTAAGACGGCTGCCTTCTTGCTGCCTGTGTTGAGTCAGATCTACACAGAGGGGCCAGGAGATGCTCTGCAGGCCGTCAAAAACAGCGGACAG GAGAATGGAAGGTATGGGCGTCGTAAGCAGTACCCAATCTCTCTTGTGCTGGCTCCCACCAGAGAGCTGGCCTTGCAGATCTATGATGAGGCCAGGAAG TTTGCCTATCGCTCACGAGTGCGTCCCTGCGTGGTGTATGGCGGTGCTGATATTGGCCAGCAGATCAGGGAATTGGAGAGGGGCTGTCACCTGCTGGTGGCCACACCTGGACGTCTAGTTGATATGATGGAGAGGGGCAAGATCGGTCTGGACTATTGCAA CTACTTGGTCCTGGATGAAGCTGACCGCATGTTGGACATGGGTTTTGAGCCACAGATAAGACGCATTGTGGAACAAGATACAATGCCACCCAAAGGCATCCGCCAGACCATGATGTTCAGTGCAACCTTCCCCAAAGAGATCCAG ATCCTGGCCCGTGACTTCCTGGAGGACTACATTTTCCTGGCAGTTGGGCGTGTTGGTTCCACTTCAGAAAACATCACCCAGAAAGTTGTTTGGGTGGAGGAGAATGACAAAAGGTCATTCCTTCTTGATCTGCTCAATGCCACAG TTATTCCCAGTGAGGTTCAGGAAAATGTGACAGAGGCCCCAGAGAAACCGG GTAAAGACTCCTTGACTCTGGTGTTTGTGGAAACAAAGAAGGGAGCAGATGCTCTGGAAGACTTCCTTTACCGCGAAGGGTACGCCTGCACCAGCATTCACGGAGAccgctcacagagagacagagaggaagctcTGCATCAGTTCCGGTCTGGGCGCTGTCCCATATTGGTAGCTACTGCT GTGGCTGCTAGAGGTCTGGACATCTGCAATGTGAAGCATGTTATTAACTTTGACCTGCCCAGTGATATTGAAGAATACGTTCACCGTATTGGCCGTACGGGACGTGTGGGCAACCTTG gTCTGGCCACGTCGTTCTTTAAcgacaaaaacagcaacataacCAAAGATTTGCTGGACATTCTGGTCGAAGCCAAGCAGGAGGTTCCCTCCTGGCTTGAAAGCCTAGCCTATGAGCACCAGCACAAGAGCAGCAGCCGTGGACGCTCTAAGAG GTTCTCTGGTGGTTTCGGGGCCAGAGACTACCGTCAGACGCCTGGTGCTGGCAACTTCAGTAGCAACCGTCCAGGGCGCAATCCTGGAGGCCATGGAGGAAACCGTGGTTTTGGTGGAG GTGGCTTTGGTGGCAACTTCTACAGCAATGATGGCTACGGAGGAAACTACAGCCACTCCGGTAGTGTGGACTGGTGGGGAAACTAG